A portion of the Ferrimonas lipolytica genome contains these proteins:
- the rlmB gene encoding 23S rRNA (guanosine(2251)-2'-O)-methyltransferase RlmB → MKHEMVFGLHAVEALLQRQPERVKELWLLKGREDERLTSITTLATQFGLKPQVTSRKVLDEKSESTQHQGVLARCVAEPVKGENELDELLDRTDVPFLLVLDGVTDPHNLGACIRSADAAGVHGVIVPRDRSAGLGPIVRKVAVGAAEAVPLFQVTNLARTLRHLQERGVWIVGAAGEATHTLYQSKLTGPLAIAMGAEGKGLRRLTREVCDDLISIPMAGEVSSLNVSVATGISLFEAVRQRSAD, encoded by the coding sequence ATGAAACATGAAATGGTATTTGGCCTGCATGCAGTAGAAGCACTGCTGCAGCGTCAACCTGAGCGCGTTAAAGAGCTGTGGTTGCTGAAAGGGCGTGAAGATGAACGCCTAACCAGCATTACTACATTGGCAACGCAATTTGGCCTCAAACCACAGGTTACCAGCCGAAAAGTATTGGATGAAAAGTCGGAGTCGACTCAACACCAAGGCGTTTTGGCTCGCTGCGTAGCTGAGCCAGTGAAAGGTGAGAATGAGCTCGATGAGCTGCTCGACCGAACTGATGTACCGTTTTTGCTGGTGCTTGATGGAGTAACCGATCCACACAATCTCGGTGCCTGTATCCGCAGTGCGGATGCGGCCGGTGTCCACGGGGTGATTGTTCCTCGCGATCGCTCCGCTGGTTTGGGGCCAATCGTACGTAAGGTCGCGGTGGGTGCAGCGGAAGCGGTACCACTGTTTCAGGTTACTAACCTAGCTCGTACCTTACGTCACCTGCAAGAACGTGGCGTGTGGATTGTTGGCGCTGCTGGCGAAGCAACCCATACCCTGTATCAAAGCAAGCTGACTGGGCCATTGGCTATCGCCATGGGAGCAGAAGGCAAGGGCTTACGTCGTCTAACTCGTGAAGTCTGTGACGATCTGATCAGCATTCCGATGGCTGGTGAAGTATCGAGTCTGAATGTGTCAGTTGCCACCGGCATCAGCCTGTTTGAAGCGGTGCGACAGCGTTCTGCTGACTAA